CAGTTTCAACATGCGAccatataaattgtttataaaacaaaaaaaaatcattcgttaatattattaacttggACTTAACTGATgatcattatattttgttattagaaaaataatcatGTACAAAATTGTAGCTTCTATTTTCGTTTTATTCCAGGTAAATTTTAATTATCCTTTATTTAGCTATCGGATTTTCCTCTTTCCtgtaaataatgtttattttactgtccagacaaaacaaaatacagtCAAATATATTTCCCGTTACCTTAAAAAATCGTTATTAAAGTTCTGCAAGACTAATGTCTTAAATCTTAAACTACAATTTTCTCCAGGTGGTGACTTGCCAGACAATTGGCAACATCTACAACGTGGCAGCTTACAACAACGGTATTACTCCCGTCATCGCCGAGGTAGCCCTCGCTAACAGTCTCGCTGCCAACGCCTACAACCCAGCTGTCAATGCGTACAACCCAGCTGTCAACGCCTACAACCCCGCTGTAAACGCCTATAACCCAGCTGTCAATGCCTATAACCCCGCTGTCAATGCCTACGCGTATGAGATCCCTCAAGCACCTTGCTCGATTCCCGGCATCAACTATGGCCTTGGCGTCGCAGAGCTTGGCGCATCCCGAGGCCCTGGGCTAAGAGTATCCAGCACCTCCCCCATTTCCCCAAGTGGGATGACAGTGGAGTCAGAAAATATTGTTATGGAAGGACCTTTGTCCGTTTCTGGACAATTACCGTTCCTGGGAGTGGTGTCCATGGAGGGACCTCTTCCTGCCGCTGGTCTGGGTTCCGTGGCCTACAACTGCGGTAGCGGCAACG
This genomic window from Aricia agestis chromosome 2, ilAriAges1.1, whole genome shotgun sequence contains:
- the LOC121739527 gene encoding chorion class CB protein PC404-like translates to MYKIVASIFVLFQVVTCQTIGNIYNVAAYNNGITPVIAEVALANSLAANAYNPAVNAYNPAVNAYNPAVNAYNPAVNAYNPAVNAYAYEIPQAPCSIPGINYGLGVAELGASRGPGLRVSSTSPISPSGMTVESENIVMEGPLSVSGQLPFLGVVSMEGPLPAAGLGSVAYNCGSGNVGIVTEGPETVAANLPGLPGPHAPLQARVAF